The genome window taaataagaatttgttcttaactgacttgcctagttaaataaaaaaataacatgtaAGCTTTGGCATAAGAGCCCAGGATTACTGGTCTAAAGGCCTATGGCTCTTcacataccagagagagagaaagagatcaaACCTATGAACACTGCCTAGATTTCAACACACTGAGCATCTGCTATAGGCTGAGGATTAGTTTACACCTGTCCACTTCTCTTAGATCCCTGCAGATGAAGGAAAATAGATGAGGTGACgactgaggagaggaagctactagacaaACCTACAAAGTTCCTATAGGGTTAGTGTGAGGATACAGTGATTCTTGAGGAACAAGGatatcacacatacacacacaatgataaCAAATAGTGGGCAGCACATTGGTCACAGCTGTGGGCATCTCTTTATGCATGAGAGCTCAGGTATAAACCTACTCTATAGCTGATGGGAAGTTACACCTTCACAACTTTAATGGCTTCCCCACGCCGATGACTTTACTGTACTTGGCTACGACCTGCTGAGTCCCCAGATTCACCACACACAGTCTGGAATTACTATATATCGTACAGCTCATATACAGTACGGTGCTGACATGGCAAATATTTAGTTTGAGCCTAAGCTAAGCAGTCCTAAAGTCTGTCTGTCTAAGAGTTCAGTTCAGGTTCAGTTTGTTGTTACAGGAAAACATCAGCACATCCAGGCCATTAACGAGTTAGTTGACAGGTTTGTGTCGGTGGCTGTTTGCAGGTGTGCGCTCGCATTTACTAGATGGTCCTGACCATTAGCACCCCTGATTCCCCCACCCTCAAGGAAGAGAcgtgggagagaaagaaagagaaagagaacaggcGGCAGTGGCAGAGAACAGACGGCAGTGGCAGAGAACAGACGGCAGTGGCAGAGAACAGACGGCAGTGGTAGAGAAGACAGGGGCGATAATAGAGAGCGCTCATTAAAACATCTGGTTGTCTTTACATAGGCCTTATAGATACTGACACTGTTTGTTTGTCTTTCACCCACACTGCAATCACACATACACGCATACGAACGCAATAACTTGTGTTCCCTTGTCCGCTATCCCCTGTCCCCTCTCAGTAGCTTTTGGCTGGAGACCCGTTTCCCATAGAGCTGCTGGTTCAAGCCCCATTCCGGTGTTCCACCTAAATCGCTACACCTGCATCACAGACGGGAAGGCACTTCATGTTCTTTTCCTATATAAAACCCTTCCTCTAGCAGTGTGGCTTTTCATTGGACCATGTCATGTTTTAGTTATGAATGAACCAGTCAAACAAACTATAGCTGTAACAAACCTGTGGTGTAGTAAGGTTTACTGGCAGAGTGTAGAGTAAACAAtcactctcctttcctctcttttcactctgccctcctttcctctcctctcttttccatctgccttcctttcctctcctttccctccgccctcctctcctttccctccgccctcctttcctctctcctcagccctcctttcctctctcctcagccctcctttcctctctcctcagccctcctttcctctctcctcagccctcctttcctctcctctttctgctctgccctcctctccttctgACCGCCTCTCATCTTGCTGTTTcccaaccccccctccctcctctctaccctcttctGTGGGGGACATGACTAATGGCCACAGAGAGCAGTAGTGCTTGTAGTGGATAAATCAGTGAAGAGAATCCCTGTCTGCACATGACATTATCCCCCCAGCATTATACAAGCTGTAAAAGTTTCAAATGCCAGTTACCGGGAGAATGGCAAGTAACTACAGTACATATGTTTTAATTCACTGGAGAATGCGTCTGGTCTGGGGTAGGGGTTATGGGCTAGGGTTGAGCTGGTGTGTTGGGTTAGGCTGAGCGCCCTGTAGGGTTGGACTGGGACCAGCAGAGAGCCCTGTGCTGCGTGTTTGGGTTGGGGCGTTGGTCCAGAGATGAGATTATGTGGGGTAGGGTTGTGGCTCCACTCCTCAGAGGATAGGGTTACTGTGAAAGCCATGAGCATGTGGAAACTAATCTGCCTTTACCAAGCTGCCTGGCATAGATCACAGTCCACACTACGTCTGGGTGTTTCACCAACTGCTTGCATCTCTTCCAGTCAATGGTGTTTAGAAAAAAGCTTGAAAACCCCATACTTCTAAGTACAGCTCAATTCATGCACtcaagtggacacacacacacacctctctaagtGCAGGAGGGCATCTCAACAATGAGCAGGAAACCTTTGAAGTGTTCGCTCTATCCTGGGTCAGTCATAACAACAGACTGGAACAGCCATAAAGGACACAACAGGTGgatacacactgacatgacatgGCTATGAGCTGGGGCTGAGGGTATACGGGCCAATTTCCAGGACAAAGTTTAAAAACCAATTCCTGGAATAAAATacactttcaatggagattccAGGACTGGGTTTACAgtttcttcagaaagtattcacacccccttgactttaaactttaaaaaaaaaatgtatttaattacaatttatctacacaaaatactttgtTTAAAGTGGTAGAACATTTAATTTATTTCTTATTAATGGAAAATATAACACTAATTTATCTGGATTAGTCAAGTATTCAACCCTCtgtgtcaatacatgttagaatcaccttaggCAGTGACTACAGTTGTGAGTTgttctgggtaagtctcaaagagctttgcacacctggattgtacaatatttgcacattattcttttagaaaattcttcaagctctgtcaagttgattgatgatcattgctagacagccattttcaagtcttgccatagattttcaagccgatttaagtcaaaactgtaactaggccactcaagaacattcaatgtcgtcttggtaagcaactccagtgtatatttggccttatgttttaggttaATGCCCTGCTGAAAGGAGAATTTGATTCCCAGTGTGTTGGAAAACTACCTagaccttgccgatgacaagcatactcataatatgatgcagccaccatcatgcttgaaaatatgatgatttgtactcagtgatgtgttggatttgccccaaacataacactttgtattccagacaaaaagttaatttctttgccattttttgcagtattacttattgcaaacaggatgcatgttttggaatatttggattctgtacaggcttccttcttttcactctgctaTTGAGGAGTaacaacaatgttgttgatccattttcagttctcctatcacagctattaaactcgATAAGCGTTttaaaaatcaccattggcctcatggtgaaatctctgagcggtttccttcctctccggcaactgagtaaaGGATCACCCAccctccagtcacccaagtcatagactgttttctctgctaccgcacggcaagcggtactggagcaccaagtctaggaccaaaaggctccttaacagcttctaccctcaagccataagacttctgaacaattaatcaaatgaccaccggactgtttacattgaccccctccctccatttgttttgtacactgctgctactggctgtttattatctatgcatagtcacttcacccctacctacatgtacaaatgacctcatctaacctgtaccccctgtatatagcctcgttattgttgtgttactttttatttttttactttagtttatttggtaaatattttcttaactcttcttgaactgcactgttggttaagggcttgtaagtaagcatttcacagtaagagctacagttgttgtattcggcatgtgacaaataaagttagattttatttgagggtagggctcccaagtggcgcaatggtctaagacactgcatctcagtgctaaaggcgtcactacagaccctggtacgattacaggctgtatcacaaccggccatgattgggagtcccatagggcggcgcacaattggcccagcgtcgtccggttagGATTTGGCCCgaggtaggcagtcattgtaaataagaatttcttcttaactgacttgcctagttaaataaaagtaggATTGGTGCCTAGAGAATGACAGAAgtctctagtggccaaaaggctgTACTAGCATCGAtagcgccattgagggcttctACCATTTcaaacttcattggctgatccctcttggtgaccctgttggagtcatgtccaaccggGTCATCAGTCAATCGggaagaaaatgtactacttcaaaatggagattgcctcaatggcgctgcccatgcggTCACAGCCACTATAATggcagatacaaagatgagtcctctagcTCTATGGATGGGTGTTAAATGTCCCCCCTTGCATTGACACATGCTCAGCTGTTCGGTAAGGGCAAACTGTCCAGCCAGAGTCACTCAgcagtaaagacacacacacacaaagactccAGAAAGAAACCGCCCCAGAAACTCCATCTCCCCCCTgtgggctacacacacacacacatctggccTCAGAAACCTCAAACCCTCCAATTACAGGGAGGAAACTCCAAGTATCCTCCACCCTGTCATCATCTGATTGGCTGGGGTCATTACCTAAGCAAACTGGGTAATCAAACACAAACCAGAGAAAAGAGCCAAACCCTCCTAAAACACGAGACCAACTATGGGACTGAAACTCTTCATCTAAAACCAGCCTGCCTGGGGTTTTGGATGAAACCAAAATGAGAGGGAGCATTCTGCTGTGAGACAGTTGAGCTCTCAGTATCATGTCTTTCACTGTATAAGCTCTCCAACAAGGCTTCCTTTCAAGTTCAGGTTTATTGTAACTCATCTTTACTTAACAGGTATGATAGATTATGTTATAGGGGTTCTTGCCTCACtcaacagcagtgtgtgtgtatggtaagtCAATTCATTCTCTTGTCCAATGCAGTGTTTGAGATATACAACACCTCTCTCTAGTGATTAAAAGTCATAACAGCAGACAATCACATATTGCCAGATAGACCAACCTGTTGCATCAGTGTGAAGTCTGAACTCTGCACCCATTTTGTCAAGAGATTACAAACCATAACAGAGGTTAAGAGCAGACGTCAGTCAATTTGGTTTATtatgtaaaataaataacaaagaaACAAGGTAATAATCAAATAAAATGGTCTATTAAACTACAAAATGTGGGAGCGTATAACCTGTTTGTATTTGCTGTTTAAACCACCATCCAAAAATACTATTGAAAACTGAAGTTTACCTGGAATGTTTCAGAGAGATGACCTGTAATATAACCTCTACAGTTTTCTGTAGGGAACAAACATAAGTCACAGCAAGCAAATATTCATTTTTTTGGGAATACCATTTGCATTTGAAATAACTGTCCTAAAAATAAAAGAACATACACTATATACGGTTGTAGTTGGATcagacttaaaaaaaaacatgtttcaaCAAAGACAAGAGCTAAAGCAGTGCTACTGGGCCAGATGATGAGTCCAAATAGTCTACAGTGGCTTCCTTACCTCCTCTCCTTCAACTGGCCAGATCTTTTAAGTCAGTttagatgaaggaaaggagacaaggtaACCTCTCCAGCAGTTCCTCAGTGACCTGGGGGACCCATCCATCCCACAGTGAATCTACAGCCTCAGCCTCCTAGCCAAGCCCCCAAAGCAGCTGCTCCCTAATCAGGAGTCTCCAGTCATTATGGAAACAAACTCCTCCTGGTTgactgggagaaagagagagaaaactttGTTTTGAACGCTGAACGTCACTTTAACATTTTAAATTGATGGTTATTCAGCTGAATGTGTGCGAGTGCGTGTTAgcgagtgagtgtgtgtgcgcgcatgtatgCCGTGTCTGCTCCCTGTGTGtactcactctctccatctccgtCTGTATCGAACTCATCGATCATGCTGCGCAGCTCCTCATCTGTGATGCTCTCTCCAAGCTCTCTGGCCACACGTCTCAGGTTCCTCATGCTGATCCTCCCGGAGTCGTCATCATCAAACAGCTTAAAGGCCTTCAGGATCTCCTCCTTAGGGTCGCGCTGTAGCATACGGTCTGTCACTGAGACAAATAACATGGATAAACACACAGGGTTAAATGCAGTGAATTGAGTTGACATGATCCCTTACAGTACAGCGAAGCATGTCTGCTCTACATATCATATTTTGTCCAATCAGGGGTTGtgagggggaatacaggaggagTAGAAAGTGTGCAGCATTAATAAaggcacacacaccaacaaaagGAATGTACACTAATATTAGGCATGGAACTATTCCAATTGTGTGTAATTATACAACATGAAATTAAACACAGCAGGAACTTACCGACTTCATTAAAGTCATCAAAAGTTATTTTGCCATTGCCCTCTCTGTTGTAATCTTTTAGTATCTTCAGCACATCCACTTTCTTCACCTCAAAACCCAGAGCTCTCATTGCCACCTTTGGGTGAGAGCGGAAGAGTTATGTATGATACTTATACTGTCATATTAGACAGCAGAGGGACACCAGAATACTAGTAATTTTACAAGGTTGTAGGTAGACGTTTACCTTGAGTTCATGGTAGTCTATCtctttgtctttgtctgtgtCGAACAGCTCAAATGCCTCTTTGATTTCAAGCTTTTGCTCCTCAGTcagctctctcctcttcttccgcTTGGTTTTATCCACTGCCAGCTCAGTCCTGAACATCAGTGTCAGGTGTTGtgtcaaaacaaagaaatagcatAGGTTGACTATAGACACGATGAGTTAGTCGATGAATCACTTAatcacatgtacatattacctcaattatctcgactaaccggtgcacccgcacattgactctgtatcggtaccccctgtagtgtatatagcctcgctattgttattttactgctgctgtttaattatttgttacttttattttttaaaatttaCTTAAAACTataaaacttcttaaagcattgttggttaatggtttgtaagtaagcatttcactgtaggtctacaactgttgtattcggcacatgtgacaaataaaatgtgatttgatttggaaaTACTTCATTGCGACTACATACACATATTACACTGTCAGGTGCTAAGGTTGAGCAACACAGTTGGTTACCAGCTAacaatagctagctaactatcaaAAAAATATAACGCTAGCTAGATATGCTCGCTAACTCGCCACCATTGGCAACAAGGAATCTCGCTGGTTGGTGCTAGTTTGTTTCACAGTTCTTGCTAGGTAGTAATCCAATCGTTTAAATACTGTGCTCGAATAATAAACAAAATACCTTAAAGACAGACTCATCATTGAAGTTGTGCTATGTAGACCTAAAATGTCAAGCGAATCCGACTAAACGTGAACCGGTAACAGGCACACAATAGCTTCCAAAATCACAACAAACCACCTTGTAGCAAATCCGTTAATCCGCGCGTGTTTCGTTGATTCCCATTGGTTGCTACATCATTGCTCCGCTACAAAGTCACTTTTGATTGGACAAATGAAATATCGCGGTGCTGCACATTTTCCTCCCGAAAAGACGTCCCGAAGTGCTTGTTACACTCTCTGCCCAGTAGAGGGTGATGCATGTCCATATTGACAAGCGAGGCAGAGACCAGTGATGGAAAATACTCATGCATGAGATCTGTTTCACAGTCTTTAGACCCAAGTGAAGCAAGAGGGACTGGTAGACCTACACGTGAGCTATCTTGTGCTGGTTACCGGCTGTTCACGTTTGCGATGACAAGACAACAGGTGACGCCTCGGGTAtcatagtggttagagcgttaggccagtaacctgaaatgttgctggattgaatcccgtgctgacaagataaaaatatgtcaatctgcccctgaacaaggcagttgacccGCTGTTCcgttaggcagtcattgtaaataagaatttgttcttaagtgacttgcctagttaaataaaggttaaaaaaaagaagaaatccTTTCTATGTGAAATCAGTTAATCAGGATCAGTATACAAACTTGATCTTCATTAGCAAAAGTCTGCATATTTGATGATAGCTATGGAAGACATGTACCACCCTTTGCCCATTGCATGAGAACTTAATTTTTTTTGTTTGAAATATAATCAAATGTTGATAACAGCAGAGACATATATTTAGAATATATCAAAATATATCACTCTGGATAAcggtaagtagtagtagtagtagtagtagtggtagtggtagtagtagtagtagtagtagacctctccatcatggttgacaactccacagtgtcaccctcccagagtgcaaagaaccttggtgtgaccctgaacaataccctgtcgttctctgcaaacatcaaaacaGTGACCCACtgctgcaggttcatgctctacaacatccttAGCGTACAactctacctcacacaggaagcggcgcaggtcctaatccaggctcttgtcctctcctgtctggactactgcaacttgctgttggctgggctcttcacttgtgccatcaaacctctgcaatttatccagaacactgcagcccacctggttttcaaccttcccaagttctctcatgtcaccccgctcctccacacactccactggcttccagttgaagcacgCATCCACTACTATAAACCAGGGTGCTTAACTACGGAACAGCAAGatgaactgcccctccctaccttcaggctatgctaaaaccctacaccccaacccgagcactccgttctgtcACCTCGGGTCTCTTAGACCTCCCACCCCTATGGGAGggcagctcccactcagcccagtccaagctcttctctgtcctggtgtaacagtgtaggttccgtccctctcttcgccccaacccgggctcgaaccagggacccttgcacacatcaacaactgacaccccacgaagcatcgttacccatcgcgccacaaaagccacggcccttgcaacgcaaggagaaaccctacttcaagtctcagagcgagtgacgtcactgattgaaacgctattagcgcacaccaccgctaactaactagccatttcacatcggttacactcaccccccttttccacagcaaccaatgatccgggtcacggcaccaatgtaacagtgtaggttccgtccctctcttcgccccaacccgggctcgaaccagggaccctggcacacatcaacaactgacacccaacgaagcatcgttacccatcgcgccacaaaagccgcggcccttgcaacgcaaggggaaaccctacttcaagtctcagagcgagtgacgtcactgattgaaatgctattagcgcgcaccaccgctaactaactagccatttcacatcggttacactggcACCCCAAAGGTGGacccagcttccccctgaagctaggacagcagagtccctgcccatcttccgaaaaaaTCTGAAACCCTACCACTTCAAACATTATCTTAAATAATCTTCCTCCTCACCTCGACCCCCCCCCCTTCTAGATCTGACTCTACTGATAGCTACGTTATTGAGGAAAATGTgctttctatgcctgtgatatgtggttgtcccacctagctatctcaagatgaatgtaagtcgctctggataagagtgtctgctaaatgactaaaatgtcaaatataaaatgcagtagtagtcatagtaataGTAgtcgtcgtagtagtagtagaggcCAGTATTGGTAATTATGTAACAATCGTAGTAGACTACTAGGCCATATCAGGAAAGTGTAGATTTTGTTTCACTTTTATCTCAGTGTAAAATTCTCAATTGAGCTACAGGGTCTTTCCACCAATTCAGTTCGATTTCACAACATTTTTACATTCtttcataaagagcacatgttccacattttcccatctcaagagcaaaacaaataaaatacTTCTATAGTAATTAccttaagtgccaaataaagtaacagggttgaccgtaacagggttgataaTTTCATCTTAAATTAGCCATATATCTCCTTATGACAGGGAGAATGGAAGCTTTTTGTGTGCAACATagaggggcaattgaatgcaagcttcaccaaaaaaagttaaattgttgaaacatttctagcctgtctatctactTTATGTGttatgtagctcagttggtagagcatggtgtttggaacaccagggttgtgggtttgattcccacggggggccagcacagaaaaacaatgtatgaaattgtatgaaatgtatgcattcactactgtaagtcactctggataagagtgtgtgtaaaatgtaaatgtaatgaaaaaTAGTAGAACCAGCCCATCtgcttttacatttaagtcatttagcagacgctcttatccagagcgacttacaaattggtgcattcaccttatgatatccagtggaacaaccactttacaatagtgcatctaaatcttttaggggggggtagaaggattactttatcctatcccaggtattccttaaaacctgttgagggtagggggcagtatttgcacagccggataaaaaacgtacccgatttaatctggttattactactgcccagaaactagaatatgcatataattattggctttggatagaaaacaccctaaagtttctaaaactgtttgaatggtgtctgtgagtataacagaactcatatggcaggcaaaaacctgagaagattctgtacaggaagtgccctctctgaccattccttgggcttcttgaccctttttattgaaaacttaggatctttgctgtaatgtgacacttcctacggctcccataggctctcagaacccgggaaaaagctgaatgatgtcattgcagcccctggctgaaaaacattagcgcctttggtaagtggtctatcagaggacaatgagattgaggcgcgtgcacgaggcgaccccatgtttttattttctctctctttgtagtaaaacacggtttcccggttggaatattatcgcttttttacgagaaaaatggcataaaaatttgttttaaacagcggttgacatgcttcgaagtacggtaatggaatatttagaatttttctgtcacgaaacgcgtcgggcgcgtcacccttctttaccctttcggatagtgtcttgaacgcacgaacaaaacgccgctatttggatataactatggattattttgaaccaaaccaacatttgttattgaagtagaagtcctgggagtgcattctgacgaagaacagcaaaggtaataacatttttattatagtaaatctgactttggtgagggctaaacttggtgggtgtctaaatagctagccctgtgatgccgggctatctactcagaatattgcaaaatgtgctttcaccgaaaagctattttaaaatcggacatagcgagtgcataaaggagttctgtatctataattcttaaaataattgttgtgttttttgtgaacgtttatcgtgagtaatttagtaaattcaccggaagtttgcggggggtatgctagttctgaacgtcacatgctaatgtaaaaagctggtttttgatataaatatgaacttgattgaacaaaacatgcatgtattgtataacataatgtcctaggattgtcatctgatgaagatcatcaaaggttagtgctgcatttagctgtggtttgggtttatgtgacattatatgctagcttgaaaaatgggtgtctgattatttctgtctgggtactctgctgacataatctaatgttttgatttcattgtaaagcctttttgaaatcggacagtgtggttagattaacgagagtcttgtctttaaaatggtgtaaaatagtcatatgtttgagaaattgaagtaatagcatttctaaggtatttgaatatcgcgccacgggattacactggctgttgcgtaggcccagagaggttaaagaggtggggtttcaggtgtctctggaaggtggtgattgactccgctgtcctggcgtcgtgagggagcttgttccaccataggtgtgccagagcagcgaacagttttgactgggctgagcgggaactgtgcttcctcagaggtaggggggccagcaggccagaggtggatgagcgcaatgccctcgtttgggtgtagggactgatcagagcctgaaggtacggaggtgccgttcccctcacggctcgataggcaagcaccatggtcttgtagcggatgcgagcttcaactggaaaccagtggagagagcggaggagcggggtgacgtgagagaacttgggaaggttgaacaccagacgggctgcggcgttctggatgagttgtaggggtttaatggcacaggcagggagcccagccaacagcgagttgcagtaatccagacgggagaagacaagtgcctggattaggacctgcgccgcttcctgtgtgagacagggttgtactctgcgaatgttgtagagcatgaacctacaggatcgggtcaccgccttgatgttagtggagaatgacagggtgttgtccagggtcacgccaaggttcttagcactctgggaggaggacacaatggagttgtcaaccgtgatggcgagatcatggaacgggcagtcctttctccgggaggaaaagcagctccgtcttgccgaggttcagcttgagttggtgatccgtcatccacaatgatatgtctgccagacatgcagagatgcgattcgccacctggttatcagacgggggaaaggagaagatgaattgtgtgtcgtctgcatagcaatgataggagagaccatgtgaggatatgacagagccaagtgacttggtgtatagcgagaataggagagggcctagaacagagccctgggggacaccagtggtgagagcacgtggtgcggagacagattctcgccatgccacctggtaggagcgacctgtcaggtaggacgcaatccaagcgtgggccgcaccggagatgcccaactcggagagggtggagaggaggatctggtggttcacagtatcaaaggcagcaaatAGGTctaggatgagagcagaggagagagagttagctttagcagtgcggagagcctccgtgacacagagaagagcagtctcagttgaatgaccagtcttgaagcctgactgatttggatcgagaaggtcattctgagagagatagcaagagagctggccaaggacggcacgctcaagagttttggagagaaaagaaagaagggaaactggtctgtagttgttgacatcggagggatcgagtgtaggttttttgagaaggggtgc of Salmo salar chromosome ssa01, Ssal_v3.1, whole genome shotgun sequence contains these proteins:
- the LOC100286508 gene encoding centrin-3 gives rise to the protein MMSLSLRTELAVDKTKRKKRRELTEEQKLEIKEAFELFDTDKDKEIDYHELKVAMRALGFEVKKVDVLKILKDYNREGNGKITFDDFNEVVTDRMLQRDPKEEILKAFKLFDDDDSGRISMRNLRRVARELGESITDEELRSMIDEFDTDGDGEINQEEFVSIMTGDS